A portion of the Phyllopteryx taeniolatus isolate TA_2022b chromosome 15, UOR_Ptae_1.2, whole genome shotgun sequence genome contains these proteins:
- the LOC133465098 gene encoding uncharacterized protein LOC133465098, producing the protein MNLPTFSLLVVLLATASTKAIEEKWDQDADITESNQKQGSLDRDNLWLSESAQSHDSLETRDVSESESSEESFELSSEEPLLESSEESSEESSEERPDKSSEGSTERSSDESREDSSEESSEESSEEASDESSEEVTVTDPTMTTADGRNTPTPKHATTSPNEPGTTTPAGDVTVSRGVSTEAPTTERRGDN; encoded by the exons ATGAATCTTCCAACATTTTCACTTCTCGTTGTACTTCTTGCTACGGCATCTACCAAAGCA ATTGAGGAGAAATGGGATCAAGATGCTGACATCACTGAAAGTAACCAGAAACAAGGATCACTGGATAGAGACAACTTGTGGCTTTCTGAGTCAGCTCAGTCACATGACTCATTGGAAACCAGAGACGTCTCTGAGAGTGAGTCGTCTGAGGAGTCCTTTGAGCTGTCGTCTGAGGAGCCACTGCTCGAATCGTCCGAGGAGTCATCTGAAGAATCGTCTGAGGAGAGACCTGACAAATCTTCTGAAGGGTCCACCGAGCGCTCCTCTGATGAATCGCGGGAGGATTCCTCTGAGGAGTCTTCCGAAGAGTCATCTGAGGAGGCTTCTGACGAGTCGTCCGAGGAAGTTACCGTCACAGATCCCACCATGACAACCGCAGACGGCAGAAACACCCCAACGCCCAAACATGCCACTACAAGCCCAAATGAGCCAGGGACGACCACACCCGCTGGAGATGTCACCGTAAGCCGTGGCGTCTCCACAGAGGCTCCCACCACTGAAAGAAGAGGCGACAACTGA
- the LOC133465193 gene encoding uncharacterized protein LOC133465193, producing METAQPPRTCSSSEAAGKSCWGLDARLVMLLVTLAGAGILLLLYRLLQTRHRLRMASARHALEYYSFYHTATYTFKQPSSYEKLPNGKVPHTIPPVQTVAIARPAVTTPLPPLPVPLPVPLPPAPVHPAVPSLQMTPPLLTPPVPVIDTAAPSPHQSWGACSDVDVYSRIGAYRPSRLSSLSSHSKVILFEHSSL from the exons ATGGAGACGGCACAGCCCCCCAGGACCTGTAGCTCATCTGAAGCAGCTGGGAAATCCTGCTGGGGTTTGGATGCCAGACTGGTGATGCTTCTGGTGACTCTAGCCGGAGCTGGCATCCTGTTGCTTCTGTACAGACTATTACAAACACGacacag GTTGAGGATGGCGAGTGCAAGACATGCTCTGGAGTATTACAGCTTCTACCACACGGCCACCTACACGTTCAAACAGCCATCATCATATGAGAAGCTTCCGAATGGCAAAGTTCCACACACCATTCCACCTGTCCAAACTGTCGCCATTGCAAGACCTGCTGTCACCACCCCACTGCCACCCCTTCCGGTACCCCTTCCAGTGCCACTCCCCCCGGCTCCTGTCCATCCTGCAGTACCTTCACTCCAGATGACGCCGCCTCTCCTGACTCCTCCCGTGCCCGTGATCGACACCGCCGCACCAAGCCCCCACCAGTCATGGGGTGCCTGCTCAGACGTCGATGTGTACTCTCGTATTGGAGCTTACAGGCCCTCCAGGCTCTCGAGCCTTTCTAGCCATTCGAAGGTCATTCTTTTCGAACACTCCTCTCTTTGA